DNA from Rhinatrema bivittatum chromosome 1, aRhiBiv1.1, whole genome shotgun sequence:
CACTCTCAGCACATATGGGAGAGTTGACTGACTGCTTATTAAGTGCATTTTCTCATTTCCGAGCCAGTATTCAGTCGTGTCGTCTGGAGACAAATATCCAAATCCTTCTCTGTACTGATTCCAGTTCTTGTTGAATTCCACGCTCCCATCAACTCTCTGGAAGGTAACAGATGAATCATCTTAATGTTCCTGACTTGTATTTCTTAAAATGATTTTAAACAGCAAACTCTTTTTCTTTATCCTCCTCTACATAGCCACCTCTCTTCATTCCTCCACATCCACCAAAGAGTTAACCTCACCCCTCCTATATAAGTTAAGTTGTATCACAACTTCTTGTGACAAAGACatcaatgtaatccactttaaagtgtctgaaaggcggaatataaatcaaataaaataaagatgcaGCTGCTGCTGGAACTGCATCCCATAATGCTTTCTGGCCAGTGGATCCCAATCCTGTACTGGAGGCCCACCTacctggtctggttttcaggatatctgtaatgaatatggatgagatagctTTGCATAAACTGCACCTCTGATGCATACAAaggtatctcatgaatattcattgtggctatccagaaaaccagactggttaggtgtgtctcCAGAACTGGATTGGGAAACGAGGCATCTGTAAGGGCGGTGCTTGGCTCTCTTTGCCCATAGTGGCCACAAGTGCTCTGTCACAGTACTCCAAGCCCCAATCATCCCGGGAATCAGAAGACTGGAATCCAGGCTACTGCTTTAGCTATGCAGACTATTAATTCAAAAGCCCTCTGAATGTCTGCAAACATATCTATAATTTagagcagggatgggcaattccggtcctcgagggccgcaaaccggtcgggttttcaggatatccctaatgaatatgcacaagagagatttgcatgcactctgcctcagtcgtatgtaaatctttttcatgcatattcattagggatatcctgaaaacccgaccggtttgcagccctcgaggaccggaattgcccacccctgatttagAGGATACAAAGAAACAGAATATGGTTGCTGAACAATGACTGTAAAAGGCCACCTTGTATCCTTACTTTTCCTTCCTATTGTGGGACTGCATATTCACAGACCCTTGATCTCCAGCTTTACCCTTGCTGCTCCACTGCTACTTCTcacaggttttcttgaattcagttattGCTTTTGGCCCACCACCTCCATTTGGAAGACTGTTGCATACATTGACAGCcttttctggaagaaaatgcTTCCCAACAGTGTGTCTAAAAATAGCTTACTCTCTGTAAAACTGTCCATCCATTGCCTGCGGAGTCTATTTCACAAAAGACCAAAAATTGCTGCTTTGCTTTCAGAGGTTTGATGAAGTAAAGACCACTTTTTCTGGCACCCTTGTTTGCAATTTCTTGACAATCTGCAAATATACAAAATTTAATTTTAACAAAGCAACATCTTGTTTTGTAAAATGTCACTCTACAACTGATTTACAGTTAGCATACATCTACTGTAATTTCTTGCAGCAGATGCACTTTGTAGCTTGTAAGATTCACACTATACAAGAAAAGAAGTTGATTGGAATTGGTCAGAAAAGGAGATTGTTTTAGCAGGGACCTGACTGTTGTATAAGAATACATTTGGGAGACAAAAGGTCTAGTGTAGACTTCTAATAGTTGTATTGATCCTGAAGAAAAAGCATTTCTTTCCATGGTTATGATACTTTTGTTTAACCAAAAAGGAAATTACCCAAAGTTTTTAGCTTAGTCTAAATGTGGATTATATTATTTGAATAAAAGGGGGTTAATTATTTGGTATATTACGTTATTATAGTCAAACATATTTAAACATAAGAGGGGGTCAAATTGTACCACATAAAAGCTTGTTGGCTGTAAACAGGAAATAAAAGAATACTTCTGTGCAAATTATTAACTAAAGTCATTACAACCATGACAAACTTGCACACCATTTAAATTAGGGGTATCTTCTTCAGCACAGATTACCTGCTTGTACAAATGTATGTAGACTTTCCACACCATGTAAAGTTTAAACCTTTTTTACCCTGAGCTAAGCATAACTATCTGCCAAAAggttttatttacatttctgttccttctgcagcacaagcaggctgatgcaatactgtgcgctggcCACAGTGCATGGCTCAATGAGCGATTGGATGTGTGTCCATAACCCCCATTGCAAAACAGAGGTTAGTGCAttcaaaatgcatgtccaatagCGCACGTAGGTAATGGTGCTCGTctcatgtaaatgcatgttgatgaggctattatatATTCCCCCAAtgcaaagccaaaaaaaaaaaaagtgtgtgcctgatgcacacatttttacttgcCAAAATTAACCCCTTCCTTGctcaggcgttaattttggaggagccacAAAAAGtgtacagtaaagcagaaaatgctgtttttctgtacttcctccaactttatatcgtggcgatattaagtcagaggaactaaaaaattagaaatgccatcccaaaaaaaaatgaaaaaaaaaagggtgccagtggtcaggttaggaaaagggaatgCTTAATTAatgagcatctattttcctaactgGCTATTAGCCACCTCTCCAGAGCACCCACTGCCAAACAGGCGCTAGGGGTAGGCAAtttccccagcgcctcctttttaccgtggcatctgatttaaatattaaaatcaggtaCCCCGGAGAAGTGGATTGGCGTGCATCAAGGGAGCGGGCGCTtaatcatgagcgcccatttaacGCGAGCCGATGTTGCATCGGCCTGAAGGTTTGGGAGTCACTCTGCAGAAGAGTGGGAAAAGGTCAAGACAGAATACATTAACTCTTCTTACATTTGTGCTGAAAGTAGTCCAACTATCAAACCAGGGAAGCTGGCGCAATGTAGGGCCTATAACATGCCAccataaaaatccatttttgGAATGAAAAAAAGGTGTATAATATAATTCTGTCCCTCGTGAATTTGGATTGTTTTACTGGCTTGGATACAAGTAATCTCAGCTAACTACATGTGTGTGGATGTTAGCTGCCCAACAGTGATAAAATCTACTTAGTTTGGGTTTTACTTTACTTAAATTATAGAAACCCGCAGTACCGCAGGATGCAGCAAGCTAatgggtagtagtagtagtactagtgCTAATGGGATGTAAATCAgtcaggagtaaaaaaaaaaagtgcactaaatgaaataaaacccCACTAAAAACACGAGTTAACCTGAAAAtctgcactaatgcagaaaaCTGCTTTAAAAGAAAAGGGAGGTAGGTGCTTGAAATTAGGACCAAAACGGCCTAGCATGCGCAACTGGTGCTGTGCATCGCATGTAAGGCCGTTTGGGTAAAGCATGCCTAGTGAAATGAAAGGGTAAGCTCTCTTACCCTGCTACCAAACAGCACTCACTTTGGCGCTGTGCCATCCCAACAATGGCGCAAAAGAGTGAAACTGTTTTTTGGCTGTAGGTATCTACCtgagagagcttaccctttgaagTTCACTTGGCATGCTTTGCATTCAAGGCCATTGTGCCACAGTGCCACAGCTACAGCTGCCTGCCCCAGAGAGTTTATGCTTCGATTACAtttgccatgccttgccaaatTCAGCTGATCAGCATGCGCTAGCTCTGTTGCACAATGGCAACGCATgtgagaaacacacacacacacatcctctcatgaACAGTACCATTCTCCCCACCTCTTTACTGTCCACTTGGTAGCACTATCCCCACCCCCATGATTGCATGAGAGTGTGGGGATTAGTAGTGTAACTGGGGTGTGTTATATAATCTTGAGAGGTATGTGAAAGAGGGCAAGTATCGGGTgtcagggagtgtgtgtatggCTGGGGGGCGACTGAAGTTTCCTCGGTTGGCACAACACTCGAAATCTAACTCCCGGGTCTGAGATGGAGTAAAAGTTAACTCTCATTTTTGGTGGCCATGtaattctattgctgtgcccatgtggTAATGTCTAGCTGTTTTTACCATACTGAGTACAGCAAGAGAACAACATTAGCCACAAGAAATGTAAGTTTACTCTACCTTGGACCAAGGAAGGAATTTAGCTGGGgacttttataattttatatgggaaacggttttttttttgtttttgattgccTATTCATATTGATTGTATCCTTTCCTCCTttggtttttaaatgttttaatgtgaaccgTGAAGATGGACTTTGTCTAgttaatggtatataaaactgttttaaataaataaataaaataatgacatttccagtgtaagctctcCTGGGTGGGCACCTTCAGGTGCACATTACGCGTTTTGGTTCTGTGAATCCCAACTGTGATGTACTGTTTAGCTGTAAGTACCCATCCCAGACAGCTTacactttgattttacttgccaaaaTAGCCTTGGTTGTGAGAATGTGCCTGAAAGTTGAGCCGCACAGCACCAATCTCTCATGCAGTGTCATGTCAGCAAGGTATGGCAACTAAAATCAAATCATAAGCTTTCTGAGCTAGGCACCTACAGCTAAACAGTATACCAAAGCCATGAGCTACAGTGCAGCATATTGTTCAGCTGTAGGCGCCCACCCCACAGAGCTTATGCTGGAAAGTACTCCACTTTGGGCCCAGGAGTTTATACTCACATTTCTGGCTgtcaaagttattctattgctgtgtccAGTGTGGAAGAAACAGCTAGACACTACTGCATGGGCACAGCAGTAGAACAACATAGCCACTAGAATTATGAGTTTAATCCACCTCAAACTCAGGAGCTAACATTACCTAATGCCTTCTttaacatggaatttgcatgttaGTGCTGAGTTTTTTATTCCTCTTTTTAACATGCATTCTTTCTGCCTTAAAACCCCTGCAAgatattatttatattccaccttttggcacttcaaagtggattacattcaggtactgtaggcatttccttatccccagaagGTTTACAGTCTGgataggatcattcatcaaaatgcattatggtgttaacgcacgCGATCAGTATGATCCTGTAGAGATacaaatagttgaatactgtgaagaccttataaaaagagtctctctctctctctcttattaaCCATAATCATATCCCTTTTTCCTACCGCAGGCGTTATCCATGTAATactacagcattttgatgaatctaggggtaagtttgtacctgaggcaatggagggtaaagtgacttgcccaaggtcacaaagaccGATAGTGGGATTTATACCCTGGGTTCaaagtccactgctctaaccaccaggctactcctccacttaccatcgaaaaatgtgtgctaaaaccGAGGTAAAAACCTGCATTAACATCAGCATGCCTTATATCGGCCCCTAGAATAGTTAACCCAGTAGGGTGCGTTGCTGTTTCCAGTCACTGAAAGAAAAGTTGGGAATAAAGTTGGGCCTTCAAGTAATAGGTGTTGGAACTAAGGATATTGGAGATAACAATGGTTTTGACCCATTTTTCCTCCACTACAAAAATGATTCTAACTCCCTTGCCGTCCAGTCGCTTGgaaagagtttttaaaaaaaaactttgcaaaaGTTCAAGTCTGACTGGTGGTTTCTTTGCAAACCACTGGAAGGGCCCAGGAGGTGCAAGACTCCCAAGAAGCCATGGCCTTCTTAGAGCTGATTTTCTCCACAGGCTTCTTCCCATGATTTCAACTGGCAGATCTCCAAACACCAGAACCGAGGACAAATGAAGTTCTTCTCCCTGTTTCTCCATTAGCTCCTGGTTATATTTTTTGAGTCACCAAACCTGGAAAATGATCCATGCTGTAACTTCTCCAGCGAATGTCTACTACAATTGCAGACAAGTTCCCGGTCATAAATGACACACTGAGCCAGTCCCGATTTTACCCTAATTCCACCTAGGGACTGAAGATTGCAATTTacataagagagaaaaaaaattcaagtcCCTAGGTGCCATGAGGACTAATTGGTTTGATCTGCCCCTTATGATATGGTACCTGTTGATCACGCCATTGAACATGCTTCTGTAACAGGTGCATAAAATTATTCCTAGCATCATATCTGGCAATTGCAGAAAGAGCCAAGTAACAGTTTTAGATACACGGATACTTGATATTACAAAACCGGCTCTCTTAACTGCTGCACAGTATAGCATGTTGAGCAATAAGCCCTTCCTGTTACCTTTCCCTGTCTGCTCCTGTATCTGTACAGTCTCTTTACATGGCTCTTGGCAGTGTGACTCAAGCAGAGCCGTCTTCTGCTTCAGTTTTAGGATAGCGTTGTTGTTCAATTGCAGCACTTCTTGAAGATATCTACAGTGGAGGAACCACATTTGGTGTAAGTTcaagtttttgtctttttttttcctctctctttaaaTCCGGAGAAccatttacactttttttttttttttttttttttgctggagctgcatcacATTTTAACATACTGAGTTAAGCAGATGCTTAAGATTGTTCAAGTTATTTAAATAGAAATGATTTACTATTCAGTCTACTGTAGATCAACCAGTTCTCTATTTCCTAAAGTCCCTTATGCATTTCAGGGGATCACCTGAGACCTGTGGCACATGGAGAATAAGGTCCGTAGATGGCTGCAGCACCTACTGCTGAACAGGATTCAAACCAGTTACACAGGTGCTGAACTTAAGGGGTTTCTTGGTGACTGCATAAGGGCGAGTGGCCACCCTTTAAaaatctaacacccccccccctccccgactcAAACTGGAATTAGATATCTCCTGCATAAGTTCCTACATGACCCCTGCTAATCCCTATGTGGCCCCAACCTCATACCTAGGACTGCAACCAATAGATGTTTACCTTAGGTGAACAAATCAGTCACATAAAAGGCttaggaaagtggaaaaaaaaaaagagacctggaccaaccaattaataaaatataaagatcagataataaaggttaaaaaaaagagtgagtttttagtgattggaatcTGCCATCTTTTGGATTGTGCATTTCTTAcacttttgtattttgctctttctatAGGGTTCCACTGGTTTCTTAGGCTAttttgtttttgtctgcatgtttctatttctaatttgtagtccctttttctgtattaggtaaggatcAGTCTGTGTTCTATTTTGTGTGACTGAGATGCAGGATTTCTGCTAGGgggtagtttctctgtagggatttgtagcagtttgaCTTGTTCTGGTTACCCAGTAGGTGATGTGTTAATgctgtagtatttgcattgctgttttTTCATAATATTGCTGGGTTTTTTGAGTCCTGaatcagtgctgtgattgtatgatatggcaaggttctaggtgactttctttttttttttgcaagggttTGTGATACTTCATAAAATATTTAATAGTGGAagatttctttggtttttttggggggtttttttttttgctgaggtaacaccaaaatttgaatatatgcctttttcatgttgggttgtaatgtgaactgtcccagttctgctctgcacccattcttaTGATTAAtgtgattattgctattttattgtagttatgaggATCTCATAACTACAATTATATTAAatcagattaataaggaattttaaaTGCCGGtaagtgtttgaaatatttgaggtaaactctttttaaaatttcactaTTTAGAAACCCATTGTAGGGTGCACTAAAcagcattatttatcaataacaGTACAACTATTAGGGCTCAGAGTTTAATGTTgtacccacccaaaaaaatcagttctggctttGAAACTGAGACTATATGGTAATTGTAAATcggtttactcatggctttctgagggccaagcttacacccaacatgctttacaacagacctaataccatatgtaacCCAAGTGTGTGTGTTGCTTTTttccagggttttctggttggtaccacaacagtgcatataaatataatatacatgttgtgatctttttatctcagaagactgtattttgtatgttctttttcatgtaaaatctccctTTCTAGGAAAGGTTAATAtgaaactgtaaaataaatacataatatttAATTGTGTATAGGAAGGGCCGGTGTGGGTGGGAGGAGGAATTGGCATGGGCACCTAATAATCTTGCACTggtctgagagagagagtacacTTCACACTGACACCCACTATTCACCCCATCTCCCTCACCCCATCTCCCACATTCCTGGGGGCAGATGGTAGGGTTTCCCAGGAGTGTAGCAGGAGTTGTCAGCTTCCTATGAAATTTCATCAGTGAAACTCTTGTCACTTCTTTGGGTACCCTGacctctgcatccctgacctttcTAACATTTCCAATCAACAAAAAAAGGGCCAGACTTCAAGTGGGAACCCTCCACTTTGCCTTGGCCTGCTcggtgatttgacctgtgctgttcctggggaggtgtgtgtgtgtgtttttgtgtgtacatagaaacatagaaatgacggcagaagaagaccaaatggcccatccagtctgcccagcaagctacgcactttatccatttttttttccctttttctctctcccacctgttactattggcttccagtaccctccagccctaattcccctccacccaatttagagagcagctttgaatctgtatccaagtgacatccagctcaattgggggtagcaaccgctgtaacaagcaggccacccccttgccccatactcttacccacccctgtttttattttttggagatggcagccctccatccttccgctccgtgaaggtggaacaccaactactggccactggcatcccgctccgtgaatgcctctgtggctactgccgctccgtagGGGTGTAGGGGGTGCGCACGCCCTTGCCTCAGACAGCAGGTTGCCTTGAGTCGCCTTTGGGCCCAGAAGAAGGGATATTAGATTTTGGAGGGATCTGAGGCCCCTTCCTGAGTTTGTACCATGGATCTCGCTATCTAAAACCAGTCCAAGTTACAACAAGTGAAAGATTATCACaaagaaagggctccaggggatcATTAGCTGTTCAAAGTTTAATAAGCAAaaccatacttttaaatattcttCTTGGGATAGTCAGTTTAGATTCCATTAAAACTAATCAATTtagctccctgtttaatgtaactttaccttctacttaaATTGTTagttggtttccccctgttctattgtaaaccggtacgataagacctttgtcttgagtatcggtatagtaaaaaaaagaatttaaataaataaataatactttcaTAGAAATAAAGTATGGATATTAAAATCATCCTGACAGTAGTATGTGCTAAAAACAGATGTACCTAAAGCAACACTAGGAGGAAAAAAAGGATAAGCAGGTAGCTGAAACAAGTCACTTGGTTCCACTTTTATCAGTTTGAGTCACACTTCATATATCTGCCCATGAAAGTTTTGGAAACCCCCTTCCATTCCAGTCATTCCCTAACGTAATGAAATCAAGGCACATAGGCATTACAGTGATACTTGTGGATAGCAAGAAAAAGCTTGACCACTCCACCAcacaagagatttttttttttaaaggaggtgATGTCAGAATAAAAGGTAAGCaccttttattgaaaaaaaaaaacccaaggcataaaaccaataaaaaataaagtatattTTAGGACAAAACCATTGCCAGACAATGGACACATGGATATTTCAAGACAGTGCTAGGTAGGGTGAAATTAACCTATGCATGGTGTTACAGTGAAAAAGCAAGCAAACAAAAAGTTACCTACTGTATGTTGGTTTCCTGCTCAATAAGGGTGTTCTCATATCTTTTAATGTCATCAATCATGATTCTAGATTTTTGGATGTAAGGATCTGCCAAGTCTGTAAAATAAGACCAAcataacaatatttaaaaaaaaaaaaatactcctgtATATACTACTTAGGCAAGTTCATTTTTTACAGGAAAATGGAAGCAGAGAGGAATGAAAAAGTGGAAATAAAAgtgaaattaatgaaagaaaggaaaGATAAGGAATAAAGAAAGACTAGGTTTTGGGAGAATTATTCTGTGTTCTGCAGTGCTCACTTTGTGGCGCGGTCATTTGTGGATGTGTGACTTTGATCTCTCGAATCAAGGTATGAGCTCCATTAGTATAATTGGTGATCTGGTTTAACAGATTTTCAAGAACAGTCAAATCCCTGTCTGCGTCTGACTGGTATGTGTGGAAGAAATCTGCAATGCCGCATGTTGTGGGACAAAATTcaccctagaaaaaaaaaagaaaatgcatataTATTATTGTACCACTACAAGAATAAAAATAACGCGGAGCACGATTGCACTCAACTCGATCTTTCCTTTGAAACATGCAATATTTACAAACAAGTTTACTTACAAATCGTTCATCAAAGATGCAACAGTTATCTTTATTTGGAATATACTGCtgagaaagggagaaagaaaaaaaaaaagtcagagtcTGCAGAGGTTTCCTATGTTGCtataggtttggggggggggggggggggttgttgttttAATAATAGGATACAAGGATAACGACAGCAGGTTTTGTTCACCTACCGCCCAGCACGCTGAAACTAGCAGAAGTAAGGACTGGAAGGCGAGCAGCGCCCGGCTGTGTGTCTGCGACATTGCGACCC
Protein-coding regions in this window:
- the FGG gene encoding fibrinogen gamma chain isoform X1; its protein translation is MSQTHSRALLAFQSLLLLVSACWAQYIPNKDNCCIFDERFGEFCPTTCGIADFFHTYQSDADRDLTVLENLLNQITNYTNGAHTLIREIKVTHPQMTAPQNLADPYIQKSRIMIDDIKRYENTLIEQETNIQYLQEVLQLNNNAILKLKQKTALLESHCQEPCKETVQIQEQTGKDCQEIANKGARKSGLYFIKPLKAKQQFLVFCEIDSAGNGWTVLQRRVDGSVEFNKNWNQYREGFGYLSPDDTTEYWLGNEKMHLISSQSTLPYVLRVDLKDWDNKKSTADYHSFKVGPEVDKYRLTYTYFMGGDAGDAFDGYEFGDDPSDQFYTRHNGMQFSTYDQDNDKFDGNCAGQDGSGWWMNRCHAALLNGKYYKGGNYKSPNLIYDNGIIWATFHNRWYSMQETRMKIIPLNRLGIEGQQTHLDGSKKVGQELRGDF
- the FGG gene encoding fibrinogen gamma chain isoform X2 — translated: MSQTHSRALLAFQSLLLLVSACWAYIPNKDNCCIFDERFGEFCPTTCGIADFFHTYQSDADRDLTVLENLLNQITNYTNGAHTLIREIKVTHPQMTAPQNLADPYIQKSRIMIDDIKRYENTLIEQETNIQYLQEVLQLNNNAILKLKQKTALLESHCQEPCKETVQIQEQTGKDCQEIANKGARKSGLYFIKPLKAKQQFLVFCEIDSAGNGWTVLQRRVDGSVEFNKNWNQYREGFGYLSPDDTTEYWLGNEKMHLISSQSTLPYVLRVDLKDWDNKKSTADYHSFKVGPEVDKYRLTYTYFMGGDAGDAFDGYEFGDDPSDQFYTRHNGMQFSTYDQDNDKFDGNCAGQDGSGWWMNRCHAALLNGKYYKGGNYKSPNLIYDNGIIWATFHNRWYSMQETRMKIIPLNRLGIEGQQTHLDGSKKVGQELRGDF
- the FGG gene encoding fibrinogen gamma chain isoform X3, whose product is MSQTHSRALLAFQSLLLLVSACWAQYIPNKDNCCIFDERFGEFCPTTCGIADFFHTYQSDADRDLTVLENLLNQITNYTNGAHTLIREIKVTHPQMTAPQNLADPYIQKSRIMIDDIKRYENTLIEQETNIQYLQEVLQLNNNAILKLKQKTALLESHCQEPCKETVQIQEQTGKDCQEIANKGARKSGLYFIKPLKAKQQFLVFCEIDSAGNGWTVLQRRVDGSVEFNKNWNQYREGFGYLSPDDTTEYWLGNEKMHLISSQSTLPYVLRVDLKDWDNKKSTADYHSFKVGPEVDKYRLTYTYFMGGDAGDAFDGYEFGDDPSDQFYTRHNGMQFSTYDQDNDKFDGNCAGQDGSGWWMNRCHAALLNGKYYKGGNYKSPNLIYDNGIIWATFHNRWYSMQETRMKIIPLNRLGIEGQQTHLDGSKKVGDI